In one Ralstonia pickettii genomic region, the following are encoded:
- a CDS encoding flagellar basal body L-ring protein FlgH — protein sequence MHTPPVHSLQNGKHSGRAVLAVRVVRLVVLGTAALLATACGMLPPPAPIVQGPTTARPPMPVMAPRQSGAIYQEVASGSGGFRGMFEDRRAHMVGDTITIVITENTAASKQTSGSVNRTGSLTASVPTFAGMNPGVLSLLGVSASDANKFDSKGANGAQNNFTATITVTVVEVLSNGNLVVSGEKQTAVGQGTESVKFSGVVNPTTVNNQNTVLSTQVADARMEYRGTGYVAESQQMGWLSRFFLTVSPF from the coding sequence ATGCATACCCCCCCGGTTCACTCGCTCCAGAATGGCAAGCACAGCGGCCGCGCTGTGCTAGCTGTTCGAGTCGTTCGATTGGTCGTGCTTGGCACGGCCGCCTTGCTCGCTACGGCGTGCGGCATGCTGCCGCCGCCGGCTCCGATCGTGCAAGGTCCGACAACCGCGCGCCCGCCGATGCCGGTGATGGCGCCGCGTCAGAGCGGGGCGATTTACCAGGAAGTGGCATCGGGCAGCGGTGGGTTTCGCGGTATGTTCGAAGACCGCCGCGCGCACATGGTGGGCGACACGATCACGATCGTGATCACCGAGAACACGGCGGCCAGCAAGCAGACTTCGGGCAGCGTCAACCGCACGGGCAGCTTGACCGCTTCGGTGCCGACATTTGCTGGCATGAACCCGGGCGTGCTGTCGCTGCTGGGTGTGTCGGCCAGCGACGCAAACAAGTTCGACAGCAAGGGCGCCAACGGTGCGCAGAACAACTTCACGGCCACCATCACGGTGACGGTGGTGGAGGTGCTCTCCAACGGCAACCTGGTGGTCAGCGGCGAGAAGCAGACCGCCGTGGGCCAGGGCACCGAGTCGGTCAAGTTCTCGGGCGTGGTCAACCCCACGACCGTCAACAATCAAAACACCGTGCTGTCCACCCAGGTGGCGGACGCACGCATGGAATATCGCGGCACGGGCTATGTGGCCGAGTCGCAGCAGATGGGCTGGCTGTCGCGGTTCTTCCTGACCGTGTCGCCGTTCTGA
- the flgG gene encoding flagellar basal-body rod protein FlgG, translating to MIRSLWISKTGMDAQQSQLDVISNNLANVNTTGFKRSRAVFEDLLYQNVREPGAQSSQQTTLPSGMQIGTGTRIVATERLHTQGNLQQTGNSTDVAINGNGFFQVQMPDGTLAYTRDGSFQINAQGQLVTSSGYPVQPAVTVPQNATSLTIGKDGVVTVTTPGTVNNTQVGTFQLANFINPAGLRSMGENLYAETEASGTANLANPGSNGVGALNQNYVETSNVNVVEEMVNMIQTQRAYEINSKSVQTSDQMLEKLSQL from the coding sequence ATGATTCGCTCCCTGTGGATTTCCAAAACCGGGATGGACGCCCAGCAATCGCAGCTGGATGTCATCTCGAACAACCTGGCGAACGTCAACACGACGGGCTTCAAGCGCTCGCGCGCCGTGTTCGAAGACTTGCTGTATCAGAACGTGCGCGAGCCGGGTGCGCAGTCGTCGCAACAGACCACGCTGCCCTCGGGCATGCAGATCGGTACGGGTACGCGCATCGTCGCCACCGAGCGCCTGCACACGCAGGGCAACCTGCAGCAGACCGGCAACTCGACCGACGTGGCCATCAACGGCAACGGCTTCTTCCAGGTGCAGATGCCCGACGGCACACTGGCCTACACGCGTGACGGCAGCTTCCAGATCAACGCGCAGGGTCAGCTGGTGACCTCCAGCGGCTACCCGGTCCAGCCGGCCGTGACGGTGCCGCAGAACGCCACCAGCCTGACGATCGGCAAGGACGGCGTTGTGACGGTCACCACGCCGGGCACGGTCAACAACACGCAGGTGGGCACGTTCCAGCTGGCCAACTTCATCAACCCGGCCGGCCTGCGCAGCATGGGCGAAAACCTGTACGCCGAAACCGAAGCGTCGGGTACCGCCAACCTGGCCAACCCGGGCTCGAACGGTGTGGGCGCGCTCAACCAGAACTACGTTGAAACGTCCAACGTGAACGTGGTGGAAGAAATGGTCAACATGATCCAGACGCAGCGCGCGTACGAGATCAACAGCAAATCGGTCCAGACGTCGGACCAGATGCTGGAGAAGCTGTCACAGCTTTGA
- the flgF gene encoding flagellar basal-body rod protein FlgF has product MDRSIYVSMTGVKHLFDQQAASANNLANASTTGFKAQIDAFHTVGVQGEGSPTRSYVMASAIGTDLAPGPIETTGRSLDVAIDGQGFFAVQTPDGGEAYTRAGTFQLGPDGTIQTLSGQPVLGDGGPITLPPNTTVQFAKDGTVNAISADSRTPPVSLGRLKLVSIDPANIDRGADGLFRQRDGQDAGVDEKVRITGGALEGSNVNLTDSLVNMIEISRQLEMQMKSLHTSDTNAQSANELLRHA; this is encoded by the coding sequence ATGGACCGCTCGATCTACGTGTCGATGACCGGCGTGAAGCACCTGTTCGACCAGCAGGCTGCCAGCGCCAACAACCTCGCCAACGCCAGCACCACCGGGTTCAAGGCGCAGATCGACGCGTTCCATACGGTGGGTGTGCAAGGCGAGGGCTCGCCCACGCGCAGCTACGTCATGGCCTCGGCCATCGGTACGGACCTAGCGCCCGGCCCGATCGAGACCACTGGCCGCAGCCTGGACGTGGCCATCGACGGACAAGGCTTCTTTGCCGTGCAGACGCCGGATGGCGGTGAGGCTTACACCCGCGCCGGTACGTTCCAACTGGGCCCGGACGGCACGATCCAGACGCTCTCAGGCCAGCCCGTACTGGGCGACGGCGGTCCGATCACGCTGCCGCCCAACACCACGGTGCAGTTTGCCAAGGACGGTACGGTCAACGCGATCAGTGCCGACAGCCGTACGCCGCCGGTGTCGCTGGGCCGACTGAAACTGGTGAGCATCGACCCGGCGAACATCGACCGCGGCGCGGACGGCCTGTTCCGCCAGCGCGACGGCCAGGACGCAGGCGTGGATGAAAAAGTCCGCATCACCGGCGGGGCGCTGGAGGGCAGCAACGTCAACCTGACCGACTCGCTGGTCAACATGATCGAAATCTCGCGCCAGCTCGAAATGCAGATGAAATCGCTGCACACGAGCGACACGAATGCCCAGTCGGCCAATGAACTGCTGCGCCACGCCTGA
- the flgE gene encoding flagellar hook protein FlgE, which yields MGFQQGLSGLDAASKNLDVIGSNVANANTVGYKKSTAEFGDVYARSLVGASDNQIGQGVSVTKVSQAFTQGNVTITGNPLDIAINGSGFYRMVDQGSGQVSYTRNGQFQTDKNGYVISATGQNLTGYGVDSTGKVNTAVLTKLQIPVNDLAPLATTNTAFAINLDAAATVPTTTPFSATNSATFNHSVSEQVYDGTGTAHMLTNYYVRTGTGWNVYSQVDGNNPTGGNPVTSLTFNTSGQLTSSPSKVAVAFGTPTGMSISNIDFTGTTQYGGGYNDTTVTQDGYATGRLASYSVGTDGTITGRYSNGRTSVLGQIAMANFKAPEGLQNIGGNQWVETSNSGAPGLGTPGMGSFGLLQSSAVEQSNVDLSAELVNMIVAQRSYQANAQTIKTEDTILQTLVSLR from the coding sequence ATGGGATTCCAGCAAGGCCTCAGCGGTCTCGACGCCGCCTCCAAGAACCTCGACGTCATCGGCAGCAATGTGGCCAACGCCAATACTGTCGGCTACAAGAAGTCGACCGCCGAGTTTGGCGACGTGTATGCGCGCTCGCTGGTCGGTGCCTCCGACAACCAGATCGGGCAGGGCGTGAGCGTGACCAAGGTGTCGCAAGCGTTCACGCAGGGCAACGTGACCATCACCGGCAACCCGCTGGATATCGCCATCAACGGCTCGGGCTTCTATCGCATGGTCGACCAGGGCAGCGGCCAGGTGTCGTACACGCGTAACGGCCAGTTCCAGACCGACAAGAACGGCTACGTCATCTCCGCCACCGGCCAGAACCTGACCGGCTACGGTGTGGACTCCACCGGCAAGGTCAACACGGCCGTGCTGACCAAGCTGCAGATTCCGGTCAATGACCTGGCGCCGCTGGCTACCACCAACACCGCGTTCGCCATCAACCTGGATGCCGCGGCCACGGTGCCGACCACCACGCCGTTTTCGGCCACCAACTCGGCCACGTTCAACCACTCCGTGTCGGAGCAGGTGTACGACGGCACGGGCACGGCGCACATGCTGACCAACTACTACGTGCGCACCGGCACCGGCTGGAACGTGTACTCGCAGGTGGACGGCAACAACCCCACTGGCGGCAACCCGGTCACATCGCTCACCTTCAACACGAGCGGCCAGTTGACCTCGTCGCCCAGCAAGGTTGCAGTCGCGTTTGGTACGCCGACTGGCATGTCGATCAGCAACATCGACTTCACGGGCACCACGCAGTACGGCGGCGGCTACAACGACACCACCGTCACGCAAGACGGCTACGCCACCGGGCGCCTGGCCAGCTACTCGGTGGGCACCGACGGCACCATCACGGGCCGCTATTCGAATGGCCGCACCTCGGTGCTGGGCCAGATCGCCATGGCCAACTTCAAGGCGCCGGAAGGCCTGCAGAACATCGGCGGCAACCAGTGGGTGGAAACCTCCAATTCGGGCGCGCCTGGCTTGGGCACCCCCGGCATGGGCTCATTCGGTCTGCTGCAGTCCTCCGCCGTCGAGCAGTCGAACGTGGATCTTTCTGCCGAGCTGGTCAACATGATCGTCGCGCAGCGTTCGTACCAGGCCAATGCGCAGACCATCAAGACGGAGGACACCATCCTCCAGACGCTGGTCAGCTTGCGCTGA
- a CDS encoding flagellar hook assembly protein FlgD — translation MTVSSTTNTTSTAGTTSGNQLAITKGSDLQNTFMQLLVAQLKNQDPLNPMDNSQMTSQLAQINTVNGIQQLNTTMSSMLTQNATTQASSMIGRSVQVPTNNLTLASGAANFGVSVPNGADDVVVTVTNAAGVAVRTVDLGQMGGGSGNYTWNGKDDKGNQLADGAYSIKVSATQGGKVVTANALGTDKVAGVTINNGTMQLVLASGGTAKLSDVASIQ, via the coding sequence ATGACCGTCAGCTCAACGACCAACACGACCAGCACCGCGGGCACGACCTCCGGCAACCAGCTTGCCATCACCAAGGGCAGCGACCTGCAGAACACGTTCATGCAACTGCTCGTGGCGCAGTTGAAGAACCAGGATCCGCTCAACCCGATGGACAACTCGCAGATGACCTCGCAGCTTGCGCAGATCAACACTGTGAACGGCATCCAGCAGCTGAACACCACGATGTCGAGCATGCTCACGCAGAACGCGACCACGCAGGCGTCGTCGATGATCGGCCGCTCGGTGCAGGTGCCGACCAACAACCTGACGCTGGCCTCGGGGGCTGCCAACTTCGGCGTCTCGGTGCCCAACGGCGCCGACGACGTCGTCGTCACGGTCACGAACGCTGCGGGCGTGGCCGTGCGCACCGTCGATCTCGGCCAGATGGGGGGCGGCAGCGGCAACTACACCTGGAACGGCAAGGACGACAAGGGCAATCAGCTTGCCGACGGCGCCTACTCCATCAAGGTGTCGGCCACGCAGGGCGGGAAGGTCGTTACGGCAAACGCCCTGGGCACCGACAAGGTGGCCGGCGTCACCATCAACAACGGCACGATGCAGCTGGTGCTGGCCTCTGGCGGAACCGCCAAGCTGTCCGACGTTGCATCGATTCAATAA
- the flgC gene encoding flagellar basal body rod protein FlgC produces the protein MSLFKVMDVAGSALTAQSKRMNVVASNLANAESVTGPDGKAYRAKQVVFSPAQESDDYATGVSVDRVVEDTVTPMKRMHQPGNPLADADGYVTMPNVDVVDEMVNMISASRSYQANVEVANTTKTMASKALTLGQ, from the coding sequence ATGTCGCTATTCAAGGTGATGGATGTAGCTGGCAGCGCGCTCACCGCGCAGTCCAAGCGCATGAACGTGGTCGCCTCCAACCTGGCCAACGCCGAAAGCGTGACGGGCCCGGACGGCAAGGCGTACCGCGCCAAGCAGGTGGTGTTCTCGCCCGCGCAGGAGTCTGACGACTACGCCACCGGCGTGTCGGTCGACCGCGTGGTGGAAGACACCGTCACCCCCATGAAGCGCATGCACCAGCCGGGCAACCCGCTGGCCGATGCCGACGGCTACGTGACCATGCCGAACGTCGATGTGGTGGACGAAATGGTCAACATGATTTCTGCGTCGCGCTCGTACCAGGCCAACGTGGAAGTCGCCAACACCACCAAGACGATGGCTTCCAAGGCTCTGACCCTGGGCCAGTAA
- the flgB gene encoding flagellar basal body rod protein FlgB produces MIDKLDQLFGFQEQALHLRSQRHQILASNIANADTPNYKARDFDFQSALQKAVGQQGGNSLPMSATAAGHLSVDGAPAGDVSLMQASLSQQTKALQGEVQYRTSQQPSIDGNTVDMDGERMRFADNTVRYEADLSIVTQKIKSMLAAIQNS; encoded by the coding sequence ATGATCGACAAGCTGGATCAGTTGTTCGGTTTTCAGGAGCAGGCGTTGCACCTGCGCTCGCAGCGGCACCAGATTCTGGCCTCGAACATCGCCAACGCCGATACGCCCAACTACAAGGCACGCGACTTCGACTTTCAGTCGGCGCTGCAGAAGGCGGTCGGCCAGCAAGGCGGTAACAGCCTGCCGATGTCGGCAACGGCTGCGGGCCACCTGAGTGTGGATGGCGCGCCGGCCGGCGATGTGTCGCTGATGCAGGCATCGCTGTCGCAGCAGACCAAGGCGCTGCAGGGCGAGGTGCAGTACCGCACGTCGCAGCAGCCGTCCATCGACGGCAACACGGTGGACATGGACGGCGAGCGCATGCGCTTTGCCGACAACACCGTGCGCTACGAGGCCGATCTGAGCATCGTGACGCAGAAGATCAAGTCGATGCTGGCGGCGATTCAGAACAGCTAG
- the flgA gene encoding flagellar basal body P-ring formation chaperone FlgA, with the protein MSTRFARSAHHPIRSAATAMPLAARQRKLLLILALGLLASVVHPILAHAQGMVRVGYPPAQAAVVQPAPQPTTIQGPNAIQMQIQQQLQSQLDILGGTNETGAPRASVEVGPVDARVANQPCDQIDLMLPAANRLRGRIQVGVRCRSPHAWAAWVPATIQITGTYYVASHQLSPGKTLDLGDLEARTGDLSTLPASVVQQPADVVGHVLLTSVAANQPLRAESLRLPMAVQAGQTVKLIAEGGGFQVSSDGRALNQAAVGQVAQVRTANGNVVSGIAQSAGVVAIQF; encoded by the coding sequence ATGTCCACGCGGTTTGCACGCAGCGCGCACCACCCGATCCGATCTGCCGCCACGGCCATGCCGCTGGCCGCGCGCCAGCGCAAGCTGTTGCTGATCCTGGCGCTGGGCCTGCTGGCCAGCGTCGTTCATCCGATCCTGGCGCACGCTCAAGGCATGGTGCGCGTCGGCTATCCGCCGGCCCAGGCTGCAGTTGTGCAGCCGGCCCCGCAGCCCACCACCATCCAGGGCCCGAACGCCATTCAGATGCAGATTCAGCAACAGCTGCAGTCGCAACTCGACATCTTGGGCGGCACGAATGAGACGGGGGCGCCACGTGCTTCGGTGGAAGTTGGCCCCGTGGATGCACGCGTGGCCAACCAGCCTTGCGACCAGATCGACCTGATGCTGCCCGCGGCCAACCGCCTGCGCGGCCGTATACAAGTAGGCGTGCGCTGCCGTTCGCCGCATGCCTGGGCGGCCTGGGTGCCGGCCACGATTCAGATTACGGGGACGTATTACGTCGCCTCGCACCAGCTGTCGCCGGGCAAGACGCTCGATCTGGGCGATCTGGAGGCCCGTACGGGCGATCTCTCCACGCTGCCGGCGTCGGTCGTGCAGCAGCCGGCCGATGTGGTGGGGCATGTACTGCTCACCAGCGTGGCCGCCAACCAGCCGCTGCGCGCGGAAAGCCTGCGCCTGCCGATGGCGGTGCAGGCCGGCCAGACCGTCAAGCTCATCGCCGAGGGCGGTGGCTTCCAGGTCAGCAGCGACGGTCGGGCCTTGAACCAGGCCGCGGTGGGCCAAGTGGCCCAGGTGCGCACCGCCAACGGCAATGTCGTCTCGGGCATCGCACAGTCCGCCGGCGTCGTGGCGATCCAGTTTTAA
- the flgM gene encoding flagellar biosynthesis anti-sigma factor FlgM, whose protein sequence is MKINHIVNNTPAVAPTKDAASGSTRATGSSPATTTASGTTRHTGDSPSLSVQQVSRQVGSGDFDAARVEQIRSAIQNGTLKMDAGKIADAALSDAQSLLSTRSKKV, encoded by the coding sequence GTGAAAATCAACCATATCGTGAACAACACGCCGGCCGTTGCGCCGACCAAGGACGCTGCGTCCGGGTCGACGCGCGCCACCGGCTCGTCCCCGGCCACCACGACGGCTTCGGGCACCACGCGCCACACTGGCGATTCGCCGTCGCTGTCGGTCCAACAAGTCTCGCGCCAAGTGGGCAGCGGCGACTTCGACGCCGCGCGCGTCGAGCAGATCCGCAGTGCCATTCAGAACGGCACGCTCAAGATGGATGCCGGCAAGATCGCCGATGCGGCGCTTTCCGACGCGCAATCGCTGCTCTCTACGCGCTCCAAGAAGGTCTGA
- a CDS encoding flagella synthesis protein FlgN produces MDNTLLIRTLADEQELLRAATLTLDAEAQALRDGDMVELERITQTKQKQLAALGEADRDRRLWWAQHGGADPYGLVKYLRTDENASRLFDENLALARLLRQRNIDNGTLIDLRLRATQNALSVLHAANNGGGTPYGRDGKQPLSMPRFSVVAQ; encoded by the coding sequence ATGGACAACACACTGCTGATCCGCACCCTTGCCGACGAGCAGGAACTGCTGCGCGCCGCCACGCTCACCCTGGATGCTGAAGCGCAGGCGTTGCGCGATGGCGACATGGTCGAGCTCGAACGCATCACCCAGACCAAGCAAAAACAGCTCGCCGCCCTGGGCGAGGCCGACCGCGACCGCCGCCTGTGGTGGGCCCAGCATGGCGGGGCCGATCCGTACGGGCTGGTCAAATACCTGCGCACCGACGAAAACGCCAGCCGCCTGTTCGACGAGAACCTGGCCTTGGCCCGCCTGCTGCGCCAGCGCAACATCGACAACGGCACCCTGATCGACCTGCGCCTGCGCGCCACGCAGAACGCACTGTCTGTCCTGCATGCCGCAAACAACGGCGGCGGCACGCCCTACGGCCGTGATGGCAAACAGCCGCTGTCGATGCCGCGCTTCTCGGTGGTCGCGCAATAA
- a CDS encoding LuxR C-terminal-related transcriptional regulator, with the protein MKSIVVEAHPLVRAGATHVLQSLPAITEVVSVEPDEALFENLAAHADAELALIGLPLPGIDDLPALSRLLQQPHPRHVAVLGETDSAAHVRTLMQLNVSAYLLKSYSGKLIAAALELVLAGGRYVPASIVLTRPEANAAGSSSGNGNDDCALLGLTQRQYEILVLLSRGHPVKTISRMLSISEATTKAHINALYRRLEVRSRTEAVFVATQRGAMLLNQPNIGAETASPPARPLRLARTG; encoded by the coding sequence GTGAAATCAATCGTAGTGGAGGCACACCCTTTGGTGCGTGCCGGCGCGACCCATGTGTTGCAATCGCTGCCGGCCATTACCGAGGTGGTCAGCGTCGAGCCGGACGAAGCCCTCTTTGAAAATCTTGCGGCGCATGCGGACGCCGAATTGGCCCTGATCGGCCTGCCCTTGCCCGGCATCGACGATCTGCCGGCCCTCTCGCGGCTGCTGCAGCAGCCCCATCCCCGACACGTTGCCGTGCTTGGCGAAACCGATTCCGCCGCGCATGTGCGCACGCTGATGCAATTGAATGTTTCTGCATATCTGCTGAAAAGCTATTCCGGCAAATTGATTGCGGCAGCTTTGGAATTGGTGCTCGCGGGCGGCCGTTATGTGCCGGCATCGATTGTGCTGACACGGCCTGAAGCCAATGCGGCAGGTTCTTCCAGCGGAAATGGTAATGACGATTGCGCCTTGCTCGGCCTGACGCAGCGTCAATATGAAATTCTGGTCTTGCTCTCACGCGGGCATCCGGTCAAAACCATCAGCCGCATGCTGAGCATTTCCGAGGCGACAACAAAGGCGCATATCAACGCGCTGTATCGTCGGCTCGAAGTACGCAGCCGTACCGAGGCCGTCTTTGTTGCTACGCAGCGCGGCGCCATGCTGCTGAATCAGCCGAACATTGGAGCGGAGACCGCTTCGCCGCCCGCCCGGCCGCTGCGCCTGGCGCGCACAGGCTGA
- a CDS encoding porin, protein MQLKRRFSLAVLAAAAGLTAGAAQAQSSVTLYGQVDAWAGATKNLGQDRAWGVNSGGMSTSYWGLKGSEDLGNGLKAIFTLEAFFRPDTGKSGRFDGDHFFARNSFVGLQSNTWGSIKLGRNTPPYFVSTILFNPFIDSYTFSPMVFHTYLGNGSSGAAGISGLVGDSGWDNSIMYSTPDMGGLTGTLIYGAGEQAGHNGQNKWGGSLLYFRGNFAATAAFQQVRYDSAPGDLNSLVAGFSRQTAGQLGATYDFGVVKLYGQYQYIKNTISTGDAKSNGGQLGVSIPVGPGSILASYAYTKTSGAADVKRNTWAVGYDYSLSKRTDVYAAYFRDKVSDLSTADTFGVGIRAKF, encoded by the coding sequence ATGCAACTCAAGCGACGTTTTTCGCTGGCCGTGCTGGCTGCCGCCGCCGGTTTGACCGCAGGCGCAGCGCAGGCCCAATCGTCTGTGACGCTGTACGGCCAGGTGGATGCCTGGGCCGGCGCCACCAAGAACCTGGGCCAGGACCGCGCATGGGGTGTCAACTCGGGCGGCATGTCGACGTCGTACTGGGGCCTGAAGGGCAGTGAAGATCTGGGCAACGGCCTGAAGGCGATCTTCACGCTGGAAGCGTTCTTCCGCCCTGATACGGGCAAGTCCGGCCGCTTTGATGGCGACCACTTCTTCGCACGTAATTCGTTTGTCGGCCTGCAGTCGAACACCTGGGGCTCGATCAAGCTCGGCCGCAACACGCCGCCGTACTTCGTTTCGACGATCCTGTTTAACCCGTTCATCGATTCGTACACCTTCTCGCCGATGGTGTTCCACACCTACCTCGGCAACGGCAGTTCGGGCGCCGCGGGCATCTCGGGCCTGGTGGGCGATTCGGGCTGGGACAACTCGATCATGTATTCCACGCCGGACATGGGCGGCCTGACGGGCACCCTGATCTACGGCGCAGGCGAGCAAGCCGGCCACAACGGCCAGAACAAGTGGGGCGGCAGCCTGCTGTACTTCCGCGGCAATTTTGCAGCCACGGCGGCGTTCCAGCAGGTGCGCTACGACAGCGCGCCGGGCGATCTGAACAGCCTGGTGGCTGGCTTCTCGCGCCAGACGGCGGGGCAGCTGGGCGCGACGTATGACTTTGGCGTGGTCAAGCTGTACGGCCAATACCAGTACATCAAGAACACGATCAGCACGGGCGACGCCAAGAGCAACGGCGGCCAGCTCGGCGTGTCGATCCCGGTCGGCCCGGGCAGCATCCTGGCCTCGTACGCGTACACGAAGACGTCGGGCGCCGCAGACGTGAAGCGCAACACCTGGGCAGTCGGTTACGACTATTCGCTGTCCAAGCGCACCGATGTGTATGCGGCGTATTTCCGCGACAAGGTGTCGGATCTGTCGACGGCCGACACCTTCGGCGTAGGCATCCGCGCAAAGTTTTAA
- a CDS encoding GntR family transcriptional regulator, with protein sequence MTPRLPKYLELADRIRLDILHGALPAGSIAPSENEVAQRYGVSRLTARRTLNELAARGLLKRSRGQRSVVLDRVGPHRPVLYAPGQSDAALEYVPGAVYTVSAFRLEAADDTVAAALDLSVGAQVAFVERRAQVAGQPIMLLRTWLTSRLAAMLEARDFEDRLFVQVFQRANLTIARSREAPLACVADAHQAAQLGVDAGVPLVRVRRIGYSVADTPISLTYCDFSPERYTREVDIRVLQND encoded by the coding sequence ATGACGCCCCGCCTGCCTAAATACCTCGAACTGGCCGACCGCATTCGGCTCGACATCCTGCACGGAGCGCTGCCGGCCGGCAGCATCGCACCCAGCGAGAATGAAGTCGCTCAGCGCTACGGTGTATCCCGTCTGACGGCGCGCCGCACGCTGAATGAGCTGGCGGCGCGCGGGCTGCTCAAGCGTTCGCGTGGGCAGCGCAGCGTGGTGCTCGATCGCGTGGGGCCGCATCGGCCGGTGCTGTATGCGCCGGGCCAGTCTGACGCCGCGCTGGAATATGTGCCGGGCGCCGTCTATACGGTCAGTGCATTCCGGCTGGAGGCGGCCGACGACACCGTGGCCGCCGCACTCGACCTGTCGGTGGGCGCACAGGTGGCGTTTGTCGAGCGCCGTGCTCAGGTGGCGGGGCAGCCCATCATGCTGCTGCGTACCTGGCTGACGTCGCGGCTGGCGGCGATGCTGGAGGCGCGCGACTTTGAGGATCGCCTGTTCGTGCAGGTGTTTCAGCGCGCCAATCTGACTATCGCGCGCTCGCGCGAGGCACCGCTGGCTTGTGTGGCCGACGCCCACCAGGCTGCGCAGCTGGGCGTGGATGCAGGCGTGCCGCTGGTGCGCGTGCGCCGCATCGGCTACAGCGTGGCGGACACGCCGATTTCCCTCACGTACTGCGATTTTTCGCCCGAGCGCTACACGCGCGAAGTCGACATCCGGGTGCTTCAAAACGACTGA
- a CDS encoding H-NS histone family protein, translating into MATYKELIAQKAKLEEQIETARAKELEAVIQQVRQTVAEYGLTAEDLGLAQRRGRRAGAKAPVPAKYRDPKTGATWSGRGRAPAWIGKNRDKFLIA; encoded by the coding sequence ATGGCGACATACAAGGAATTGATTGCACAAAAGGCCAAACTGGAAGAGCAGATCGAAACTGCGCGCGCCAAAGAACTGGAAGCGGTTATCCAGCAAGTGCGTCAGACGGTTGCCGAATATGGTCTGACCGCTGAAGACCTGGGCCTGGCCCAGCGCCGCGGCCGCCGTGCCGGTGCGAAGGCGCCGGTGCCGGCAAAGTATCGCGACCCGAAGACCGGCGCGACGTGGTCCGGCCGCGGCCGTGCGCCGGCCTGGATCGGCAAGAACCGCGATAAATTCCTGATCGCCTGA